A DNA window from Drosophila pseudoobscura strain MV-25-SWS-2005 chromosome 2, UCI_Dpse_MV25, whole genome shotgun sequence contains the following coding sequences:
- the Mat89Ba gene encoding nucleolar protein 6, which produces MGKIKKIQRKGPPATKRPPKAARTESADSALGLDAHSDLEKPATSSDDGFEEPTPKPKPSKKTTTLPGPVSIIAQKKNKFRTDDGKNVKPPTLEEMKELRDTRNLFHSNLFKLQVKEMLEEIQLKTKYTEYIDNWMESFTVFTQRLKDGLVEKSQLEVPLNVDKKISGFIFSKPTKEPQLIGAASTGTLLGPKIVVDVALEMPKDCLHKDDYLNLIYDQKRALYLTYVTNQMRSDPAYSQDNFAFNYHGNNPLKPVLELTPAAKQVSKHLQLRLFITAPQSTFKPGRFVPWNNNIRPTYYNDEWDEEEALPSTQHYNASVLFDLTLAQNQALLDKAFKGRRNFQDGLLLLKVWLRQRELDRGFTGFGSHILAAFIVYLNQQRILHQSSSSYQVARTVWNQLANTDWTNGITLAPASGQTEQLSTMAGYYDVCFMDVSGQLNLCANVPLGVYQRVRAEAKLAVDLLNDMKLNSFPYIFMQKCPLYTRVDNILKITNYSSIQQMLVLHSKPQMKYDFASYGYPQLLQILTELLQKGLKQRVQAILPIETVSSAWPVESKAPIIGQSIQLGLILDPEHAYEVLDKGPSSNDDPEGSAEFRKFWGDKSNLRRFQDGSITEAVVWGTTKDAPSKKRLIVRQIVMHLLEHHLQLDSKDIQYIAADLDLVYQLSPWFKVSKVKTKLELQQDTDAEALSPNVIRCYDDLARQLHALDDLPLEIVSISSISPVSRYCEPMPVLPQARMMADHIHASHIQRVIIQLGQSGKWPNELSALRALKTAFLIEIGEKLKAQCRLNWSITSEGLLVLKRGFCFLLELAHNKELALLKQEVTERGVTKYVDNPESRALEQRHYILPKVSGALHSLHQSHSAYGPTVLIAKRWLATQLLDDGIWPPMATELLVAHLYQQRNAPQAIAAPQTGFIRFLHLLAHSDWNGELFLLNFNSSWQEQQIGDLEHSFRSDRQSYPPLALATSYDQQHAGRLWTTGESPSLRILSHVSRLARHALEMIETSLQSKDLRFVRPAQLFRGSSEGYDLVIQLKSDLVPNALSYDLGSPFVSFDQPNYLLPRAGKDPLAAIVHQLRSAYSDYAAFFYNPHGGKELAIMWRPPAVFAPKAFKVTELQACTLCDKGKVQVVRETLVEDFKVLLKDFYLRISTPEELKREQREHQNPKRYFNAKPQDNESCSKSKKRKLAKAAKVQAPLKRKSLIKSRPLKSLS; this is translated from the exons ATGGGTAAAATTAAGAAAATTCAACGGAAAGGG CCACCGGCCACGAAACGTCCGCCAAAAGCCGCTCGAACAGAATCTGCAGACTCTGCGTTGGGTCTTGATGCACACAGTGATCTGGAGAAGCCAGCCACAAGCAGCGATGATGGTTTCGAGGAGCCgacgccaaagccaaagccatcCAAGAAGACCACAACATTGCCAGGACCCGTCTCGATCATTGCGCAAAAGAAGAACAAGTTCAGGACAGACGATGGGAAGAATGTGAAGCCACCGACGCTGGAGGAGATGAAAGAATTGCGTGACACACGCAATCTCTTTCACTCGAATCTCTTCAAGCTGCAGGTCAAAGAGATGCTGGAGGAGATCCAACTAAAGACCAAGTACACCGAGTACATAGACAATTGGATGGAATCCTTTACAGTCTTCACACAGCGGCTGAAAGATGGCTTGGTGGAGAAGAGCCAGCTGGAAGTGCCCTTGAATGTGGACAAGAAGATATCGGGCTTTATCTTCTCCAAGCCCACGAAAGAGCCTCAACTGATTGGTGCTGCCTCCACGGGTACTTTGCTGGGCCCAAAGATCGTAGTAGATGTGGCCCTGGAGATGCCCAAGGACTGTCTACACAAGGATGACTATCTAAACCTTATATACGATCAGAAGCGGGCCCTGTACCTGACCTACGTAACGAATCAGATGAGGAGCGATCCGGCCTATTCCCAGGATAATTTTGCCTTTAACTATCATGGCAATAATCCTCTCAAGCCAGTGCTGGAGCTAACGCCAGCCGCCAAGCAGGTGTCAAAGCACCTACAGCTGCGTTTGTTTATCACGGCGCCACAGAGCACCTTTAAGCCGGGCAGATTTGTGCCCTGGAACAATAATATACGGCCCACATACTATAACGATGAGTGggatgaggaggaggcacTGCCGTCCACACAGCACTATAATGCCAGTGTTCTGTTTGACCTGACGCTGGCCCAGAACCAGGCACTCCTCGACAAGGCCTTCAAGGGCAGACGCAACTTTCAGGACGGTCTATTGCTGCTCAAAGTATGGCTGCGTCAGCGGGAGCTAGACAGAGGATTCACTGGCTTTGGTTCGCACATCCTGGCGGCGTTCATCGTGTATCTAAATCAACAGCGCATACTGCATCAGTCGAGCAGCAGCTACCAAGTGGCACGCACCGTTTGGAATCAACTGGCCAACACAGACTGGACGAATGGCATCACCCTAGCGCCCGCCTCAGGCCAAACAGAGCAGCTGAGCACCATGGCCGGCTACTACGATGTGTGCTTCATGGATGTCTCCGGACAGCTCAATCTCTGTGCGAATGTGCCGCTGGGAGTGTACCAGAGGGTCCGAGCAGAGGCTAAACTAGCTGTAGACTTACTGAATGATATGAAATTGAATAGTTTCCCGTACATTTTCATGCAAAAGTGTCCACTGTACACGCGCGTGGATAACATACTAAA GATCACAAACTACTCGAGTATACAGCAAATGCTTGTTCTTCATTCGAAGCCGCAGATGAAGTACGATTTTGCGAGTTATGGCTATCCTCAGCTGCTGCAAATCCTGACAGA GCTTCTGCAAAAGGGACTTAAGCAACGTGTCCAGGCCATTCTACCCATAGAAACCGTCAGCAGTGCATGGCCCGTCGAGAGCAAGGCCCCTATCATCGGACAATCCATACAGCTGGGTCTCATACTCGATCCAGAGCATGCGTATGAAGTGCTCGACAAGGGACCGTCATCCAACGATGATCCCGAGGGATCTGCCGAGTTTCGAAAGTTTTGGGGCGATAAATCCAATCTGCGACGCTTTCAGGATGGCAGCATCACGGAGGCTGTTGTGTGGGGCACAACCAAAGATGCGCCAAGCAAGAAGCGACTGATTGTGCGGCAGATCGTGATGCATCTGCTGGAGCATCATCTCCAGCTGGACAGCAAGGATATCCAGTATATTGCAGCCGACCTAGATTTGGTCTATCAGCTATCGCCCTGGTTTAAGGTGTCCAAAGTGAAGACCAaactggagctgcagcaggacaCGGATGCGGAGGCACTGAGTCCCAATGTGATACGCTGCTATGATGATTTGGCGCGCCAACTCCATGCGCTGGATGATCTGCCCCTGGAGATTGTGTCCATTTCGAGCATATCCCCGGTGTCCCGCTACTGTGAACCGATGCCGGTGCTGCCGCAGGCTCGCATGATGGCCGACCACATCCATGCCAGCCACATCCAGCGGGTAATCATTCAGCTGGGACAGAGCGGCAAGTGGCCAAATGAGCTGAGCGCCCTGAGAGCACTCAAGACGGCATTCCTCATTGAGATTGGCGAGAAATTGAAGGCGCAGTGTCGTCTCAACTGGTCCATTACCTCTGAGGGCCTGCTGGTCCTCAAGCGGGGCTTCTGTTTCCTGCTGGAGCTGGCTCACAACAAAGAGCTGGCTCTGCTCAAGCAGGAGGTCACCGAACGGGGAGTGACGAAGTATGTGGATAACCCCGAGAGTCGTGCCCTGGAGCAACGGCACTACATCCTGCCCAAGGTCAGTGGAGCACTGCATTCCCTGCATCAGTCGCACTCCGCCTATGGGCCGACTGTGCTGATTGCCAAGCGCTGGCTGGCCACTCAACTGCTGGATGACGGGATCTGGCCCCCGATGGCCACAGAGCTGCTGGTTGCCCATCTGTACCAGCAGCGAAATGCTCCTCAGGCCATAGCGGCACCCCAAACAGGATTCATACGGTTCCTGCATCTGCTCGCGCACAGCGATTGGAATGGAGAACTCTTTCTGCTGAacttcaacagcagctggCAGG AACAACAAATTGGCGATCTGGAGCACAGTTTCCGCAGCGATCGGCAGAGCTACCcgcccctggccctggccactTCGTACGATCAACAACACGCCGGCCGTCTGTGGACCACCGGGGAGTCGCCCAGTCTGCGTATCCTCTCGCATGTCTCTCGATTGGCCCGCCATGCACTGGAGATGATTGAGACCAGTCTGCAGTCGAAAGATCTGAGATTTGTGCGCCCCGCGCAGCTGTTTCGCGGCTCCAGCGAGGGCTACGATTTGGTGATACAACTCAAGTCGGACTTGGTGCCCAATGCTCTGAGCTATGATCTCGGTTCGCCCTTTGTGTCCTTTGATCAACCGAATTACCTGTTGCCCAGAGCAGGAAAGGACCCACTGGCAGCGATTGTCCATCAATTGAGA TCTGCCTATTCGGACTATGCTGCCTTCTTCTACAATCCCCATGGCGGCAAGGAATTGGCCATTATGTGGCGTCCCCCAGCAGTGTTTGCACCAAAAGCCTTTAAGGTCACGGAGCTACAGGCGTGCACGCTCTGCGACAAGGGCAAGGTTCAGGTGGTGAGGGAAACCCTAGTGGAGGACTTCAAAGTGCTGCTCAAGGACTTTTATCTGCGCATCAGTACGCCGGAAGAGCTCAAGCGAGAGCAGCGTGAGCACCAGAATCCCAAGAGGTATTTCAATGCCAAGCCGCAGGATAACGAATCCTGTTCCAAGTCAAAGAAGCGTAAGCTGGCAAAGGCAGCAAAGGTGCAAGCTCCATTGAAAAGGAAATCTCTCATCAAGAGCAGACCCCTAAAATCGTTGAGCTAG
- the Mst89B gene encoding uncharacterized protein Mst89B, protein MANNVKKLLQVSEEAAPLIQIPVMVGNEMFVLTQQDVRRTEDIRYLSYDRIAPNVHLFPTAAPAAAPVNYFGGLFTPLALPCTAPPNGPLQELFGRKKAEPAPGNVADVATQMAWSKEKEIEPSNRAPLRYSAATSTSSLTKSCACQHDPPKSRSQHTSCNSHTARNACVQTKGTTSSTASSTGSKSIWKTVASDMSVAESKSNVNISSPANLSDAGSKDNCNGSSEGSVPAKESKCPSRHCKSQQTCTYSDGQSYHRCSPREGRFRPQQHQSSRCAQYKSRGCAQDRIRAQSQEQLTAAQQDQRSYQRDKAKFSRSVYFSPLEDASSV, encoded by the exons ATGGCAAACAATGTAAAAAAGCTCCTGCAAGTATCTGAGGAGGCGGCTCCCTTGATTCAGA TTCCCGTGATGGTGGGCAATGAGATGTTTGTGCTCACCCAGCAGGATGTAAGGCGAACGGAGGATATACGCTATTTGAGCTACGATCGCATTGCGCCCAATGTCCATCTGTTTCCCACGGCAGCACCCGCAGCAGCTCCAGTCAACTACTTTGGCGGGCTCTTCACACCTCTGGCGCTGCCTTGTACAGCCCCTCCGAACGGCCCGCtgcaggaactgtttggtcggAAGAAGGCGGAACCGGCCCCAGGCAATGTGGCCGATGTGGCTACCCAAATGGCCTGGtccaaggagaaggagatcgAACCCTCAAATCGCGCACCCTTGCGCTACAGTGCGGCCACCTCCACCTCTAGCCTGACCAAGAGCTGTGCTTGCCAGCACGATCCGCCAAAGTCGAGGAGTCAGCATACCAGCTGTAATTCTCATACTGCTCGGAATGCCTGTGTCCAGACCAAGGGCACAACTTCTTCGACTGCTTCCAGTACTGGCTCCAAGTCCATTTGGAAAACCGTGGCGTCTGATATGTCGGTTGCGGAATCGAAGAGCAATGTAAATATATCTTCACCTGCAAATTTATCAGATGCGGGGTCGAAGGACAATTGCAATGGAAGTTCGGAAGGTAGCGTGCCCGCCAAGGAGTCCAAGTGTCCCAGCCGTCACTGCAAGTCCCAACAAACATGCACATACTCGGATGGGCAGAGCTATCATCGATGCAGTCCGCGGGAGGGGAGGTTTCGACCACAGCAGCATCAGTCGAGTAGATGTGCACAATATAAGTCTCGTGGATGTGCTCAAGATCGTATTCGTGCACAGTCACAAGAGCAGCTAACGGCAGCCCAACAGGATCAGCGCAGCTACCAAAGGGATAAagcaaagttctctcgaagtGTCTACTTCTCCCCTCTAGAGGACGCTTCATCTGTTTAG
- the asun gene encoding protein asunder, which yields MFERNQKTIFVLDHTRYFSIASEEYISMDFLKGKPSAHSSAGGSSQFSKSLWTCACESSIEYCRVVWDLFPGKKHVRFIVSDTAAHIVNTWSASTQNMSHVMNAMVMVGVPSRSMPQSSDYSVIHGLRAAIEALAEPTDEQSQAMASGIPDDLILNEGRVICITSARDNTSMKSLEDIFNTVLIQQNVLSATPPKKGLGINHCHLVILNIVPLGIDSMVTNRNLLEISPLLDVEIHTVGAPDISYKLTHLILDHYDLASTTVTNIPMKEEQNANSSANYDVEILHSRRAHSITCGPDFSLPTSIKQGATYETVTLKWCTPRGCGSADLQPCLGQFLVTPVDVTSRPSSCLINFLLNGRSVLLEMPRKTGSKATSHMLSARGGEIFIHSLCITRSCMDEAPSIADGPGGRVNDYRTSELGQLMKMSRMVPLKSRDPAAPNLPRRLPRYFPLTTTSTVLFHLQRHLSWLPHFLHLLVKEMDKQDEVRCQQHIHELYKSASRGDVLPFTHTNGARLKPHKAKDQYRLLYRELEQLIQLNASTVHHKNLLESLQTLRAAYGDAPSKSEAGTANLRSFTESPLSPERLEAMSNVSISSSTNSNSLLKASKRRMSNCGTRSLLDIISSAERSQSNKRLDFSGRICTPIGQIAKLYPDFGNKEKDAAAAAAASGVGVAPKE from the exons ATGTTCGAACGCAACCAAAAGACCATTTTCGTGCTGGACCACACGCGATACTTCAGCATAGCGAGCGAGGAGTACATATCCATGGACTTTCTGAAGGGCAAACCCTCTGCCCACAGTTCCGCCGGCGGTTCAAGCCAGTTTAGCAAGAGTCTGTGGACCTGCGCCTGCGAATCCTCCATCGAGTACTGTCGCGTAGTCTGGGACCTGTTTCCGGGCAAGAAGCATGTGCGCTTCATAGTCTCAGACACGGCGGCCCACATCGTAAACACGTGGAGCGCCAGCACACAGAACATGTCGCATGTGATGAATGCGATGGTCATGGTGGGCGTACCGTCCCGCAGCATGCCCCAGTCGTCGGATTACTCAGTGATCCATGGGCTGCGGGCGGCCATTGAGGCACTGGCTGAGCCCACGGACGAGCAGAGCCAGGCAATGGCTAGCGGTATACCCGATGATCTGATACTCAACGAGGGACGCGTCATATGCATCACCTCGGCGAGGGACAACACCAGCATGAAGAGCCTCGAGGACATCTTCAATACGGTGCTCATCCAGCAGAATGTACTGTCCGCAACGCCCCCTAAAAAGGGACTGGGGATCAATCACTGTCACCTGGTGATTCTCAATATTGTTCCTTTGGGAATCGATTCCATGGTGACCAATCGCAATCTGCTCGAGATTTCCCCTCTGCTGGATGTGGAAATTCATACAGTGGGTGCCCCGGATATTTCCTACAAGCTGACGCATCTCATTCTCGATCACTACGATCTGGCCAGCACAACGGTGACGAATATACCGATGAAGGaggagcaaaatgccaattcCAGTGCGAACTACGATGTGGAGATTCTGCATTCCCGTCGTGCCCATTCCATAACGTGTGGCCCGGACTTTAGTCTCCCCACCAGCATCAAGCAGGGGGCCACCTACGAGACGGTGACCCTCAAATGGTGCACGCCCCGTGGCTGCGGATCGGCCGATCTGCAGCCGTGCCTGGGCCAGTTTCTGGTCACGCCCGTGGATGTTACGTCGCGGCCCAGCTCGTGTCTGATTAACTTTCTGCTTAACGGACGCTCTGTGCTGCTGGAGATGCCTCGAAAGACCGGCTCCAAGGCCACCAGTCACATGCTGTCTGCCCGCGGTGGGGAGATCTTTATCCATTCTCTGTGCATCACACGCTCCTGCATGGACGAGGCACCCTCCATTGCCGATGGCCCCGGCGGCCGAGTGAACGACTATCGCACCTCAGAGCTGGGACAACTAATGAAGATGTCCCGAATGGTGCCGCTTAAATCCAGAGATCCTGCAGCACCCAATTTGCCGCGACGACTGCCACGCTACTTTCCTTTGACCACCACCTCGACAGTGCTGTTCCATCTGCAGCGGCATCTGAGTTGGCTGCCGCACTTCCTCCACCTGCTGGTCAAGGAGATGGACAAGCAGGACGAAGTGCGTTGCCAGCAGCACATCCATGAGCTGTACAAGAGCGCCTCTCGAGGCGATGTCTTGCCGTTCACTCACACGAATGGAGCGCG ATTAAAACCCCACAAGGCCAAGGATCAGTATCGACTGCTGTACAGGGAGTTGGAACAGCTCATTCAGCTAAATGCCAGCACAGTGCATCACAAGAATCTGCTGGAGAGCCTGCAAACTCTTCGCGCCGCCTATGGCGATGCCCCCAGCAAATCGGAGGCAGGCACAGCCAATCTCCGATCCTTTACGGAGTCTCCCCTGTCGCCCGAGCGACTGGAGGCCATGAGCAATGTcagtatcagcagcagcaccaattCCAACAGCCTGCTAAAGGCCAGCAAACGGCGCATGTCCAATTGTGGGACAAG ATCTCTGCTGGATATCATTTCCTCTGCGGAACGAAGTCAATCCAATAAACGTTTAGATTTCTCGGGCCGCATCTGCACACCCATTGGACAGATAGCCAAGCTGTATCCCGATTTCGGTAACAAGGAgaaggatgctgctgctgctgccgctgcatcGGGAGTTGGTGTTGCGCCGAAAGAGTAG
- the bor gene encoding ATPase family AAA domain-containing protein 3A homolog, whose protein sequence is MSWLLGRNRQQPQPDPFAGGADGADPEGRTAGGKAGDAELTRAERKAMEAYRFDSSALERAADAAKTLERSKHAREALELSKMQESTRQAEYSTKVKEYEAHIEQAKVEQRRIDHEERRKTLIEETKQQQQRAQYQDQLSRKRYEDQLVQQQRVQEENLRKQEESVQRQEAMRRQTIEHEIEMKEKNRLKLLEHELRAKARVDRENRDLNLEKIRLKAQEHRTTVMEGIKTAGSVIGAGAEAMLTDWDKVLTAAGGLSLLALGVYTAKGATGVVSRYVEARIGKPSLVGETSRFAFLDAVKHPLNYIKRLRSKPADALQGVVLNPSLEERLRDIAIATKNTRINRGLYRNVLMHGPPGTGKTMFAKKLAEHSGMDFAIMTGGDVAPMGKEGVTAIHKVFDWSHASRRGLLLFVDEADAFLRKRSSEKISEDLRAALNAFLYRTSEQNPKFMLVLASNTPEQFDYAINDRLDEMVEFTLPGLDERERLLRLYFDKYVLQPAASGARRFKLDTFDYGKTCSKMAQLCKGMSGREISKLGVSWQAAVYASEDGVLSEKMVLDRCYSAVEQHKQKMAWLSDQERADHKSITGGTIAAPLTFTANKL, encoded by the exons ATGTCGTGGTTATTGGGCAGAAATCGTCAGCAACCGCAGCCAGATCCTTTTGCTGGCGGCGCCGATGGAGCCGATCCCGAGGGTAGAACTGCCGGCGGCAAGGCCGGGGATGCAGAGCTAACCCGCGCCGAACGTAAGGCCATGGAGGCCTACCGCTTTGATTCATCGGCACTGGAGCGGGCGGCAGATGCCGCCAAGACCCTAGAACGTTCAA AACATGCTCGCGAGGCTTTGGAGCTGTCCAAGATGCAGGAGTCCACCCGACAGGCGGAGTACAGCACCAAGGTAAAGGAGTACGAGGCCCACATTGAGCAGGCCAAGGTGGAGCAAAGGCGCATTGATCACGAGGAGCGACGCAAGACCCTGATTGAAGAgacaaagcaacagcagcagcgtgcCCAGTATCAGGATCAATTGTCACGCAAGCGGTACGAGGACCAGCTGGTCCAACAGCAGCGGGTCCAGGAGGAAAATCTTCGCAAGCAGGAGGAGAGCGTGCAGCGGCAGGAGGCTATGCGCCGTCAGACCATTGAGCATGAGATCGAAATGAAGGAGAAGAATCGCTTGAAGCTGCTAGAGCACGAGCTGAGGGCCAAGGCGCGCGTGGACCGTGAGAATCGCGATCTGAACTTGGAGAAGATTCGTTTGAAGGCGCAGGAGCACCGTACCACTGTGATGGAAGGCATCAA AACGGCTGGATCCGTGATTGGAGCTGGTGCCGAGGCCATGCTCACCGATTGGGACAAGGTGCTGACTGCCGCTGGCGGCCTGTCACTGCTTGCCCTTGGTGTGTACACGGCCAAGGGTGCCACCGGCGTTGTATCCCGTTACGTGGAAGCGCGCATCGGCAAACCATCGCTGGTGGGAGAGACCTCGCGTTTTGCCTTCCTCGATGCCGTGAAGCATCCGTTGAACTACATCAAGCGACTGCGCTCCAAGCCGGCCGATGCACTCCAGGGCGTTGTTCTCAATCCGAGTCTCGAGGAACGTCTACGTgacattgccattgccacaaAGAACACACGCATTAATCGTGGTCTCTACAGGAATGTGCTGATGCACGGCCCACCCGGAACGGGTAAGACCATGTTTGCCAAAAAGTTGGCCGAACACTCTGGCATGGACTTCGCCATCATGACTGGTGGCGATGTGGCGCCCATGGGCAAGGAAGGTGTTACAGCCATACACAAAGTGTTCGATTGGTCGCATGCCTCACGGCGCGGCTTGTTACTGTTTGTGGACGAGGCTGACGCCTTTCTCAGGAAGCGATCGTCGGAGAAGATATCGGAAGATTTGAGGGCCGCTCTCAACGCCTTCCTGTACAGAACCTCGGAACAGAATCCCAAATTCATGCTCGTTCTGGCCTCAAATACGCCCGAACAGTTCGATTATGCCATCAACGATCGTCTGGATGAGATGGTAGAATTCACGCTGCCCGGCCTGGATGAGCGTGAGCGTTTGTTGCGTCTCTACTTTGACAAATATGTGCTCCAGCCCGCCGCTTCTGGGGCCAGGCGCTTCAAGTTGGACACGTTCGACTATGGCAAGACTTGCTCAAAGATGGCTCAGCTGTGCAAAGGAATGTCTGGACGTGAGATCTCCAAACTGGGCGTGTCCTGGCAGGCAGCCGTCTACGCCTCTGAGGACGGTGTGCTGTCCGAGAAAATGGTTCTGGACCGCTGCTATTCGGCCGTTGAGCAGCACAAGCAAAAG ATGGCTTGGTTGTCGGATCAGGAGCGTGCTGACCATAAATCGATTACGGGCGGAACTATTGCCGCACCCTTAACATTCACTGCCAACAAATTGTGA
- the LOC4802574 gene encoding arginine/serine-rich protein PNISR yields the protein MFPGGNANADLGYNKRNHNQFMAQLPPPPPSHFVPAATVANPLVATGLPLTIDWAQLAQQWIHMRDNTPAGIAMPMAPPPPIIGNVSGYQQQHMPTLPVRPPATTAKITRFEEHGEADMDMDDDNERGHGSETPPPAPSVTQSQWLGLSGTAPNAAVAAFSNTGKPPWSQWPNKTGNASSNRTAHIPSLLKLNVSNPNEPHQQLQAQNQNQQQPQQPPQAHSHQHELQPQPESSSSGNINSASSEIDANKRKMLPAWIREGLEKMEREKQRQMERQHSTVGDAEVLLQATSNVKQVSSKSLTTPVNPLNIANVASDSEDSNTGEEEAAHAKASVEPKVLVGKDILNKAGYRRSSSSSSGDNEQEVENEKESDNKSKSLEDAEKADGVTGATEAPGNGKNYEERLADLMLLVRRTLTEILLETTNEEIAAIAAETLKAHRAKASSAQVIRKSALSSITGNLGLAAYGDSSSESDEDEDDEEGARNAEAAKSADKSVQLSAEELKARIRRSKRAFERVIDDIEDRVAKQEQRDEQTLQRHRKQERERSDADKERRRTHSNPEAPGETTAKHPTAHDKLLQFNGKRPSRKERTTRFSDNKDGKNSTANYAQIVATAPVSSSSVLAKMKPVPNLATNLLQMPEAVACMLSAAEKALNKANKSSRKSKSKRHQSSASSSSSSTSSSSSNSDSDDSNSISSSSKTSSSRGKSSSSRRTTSSRRGQSDHAGGSSSSSRNKYERRDHERERERRPRRNRTHYIGGRRNSSSHQPHQRRPRESSHSGEEDAGSSSYRRSSRHSSHASSYDHGKHRHRSRSRSKSRSTHHSHSYSSSSASQQRKRH from the exons ATGTTTCCCGGTGGAAATGCTAATGCCGATCTTGGCTACAACAAGCGCAACCACAATCAGTTTATGGCCCAGCTGCCTCCACCGCCCCCGTCTCACTTTGTCCCTGCGGCAACCGTCGCGAATCCCTTGGTGGCGACAGGGCTTCCTCTGACCATCGACTGGGCACAGCTCGCCCAGCAATGGATACATATGCGTGACAATACTCCGGCTGGAATCGCTATGCCCATGGCACCGCCGCCCCCCATTATTGGCAATGTGTCTgggtatcagcagcagcatatgCCGACGCTGCCCGTGAGACCGCCGGCGACCACCGCGAAGATAACACGTTTTGAGGAGCATGGCGAGGctgacatggacatggacgaTGACAATGAGCGAGGACATGGTAGTGAAACGCCCCCTCCCGCTCCTTCGGTTACGCAATCGCAGTGGCTGGGACTTAGCGGAACAGCACCCAATGCGGCAGTAGCTGCCTTCAGCAATACGG GCAAGCCACCGTGGAGCCAGTGGCCTAACAAGACGGGCAATGCCTCTTCCAACCGCACAGCGCATATTCCCTCGTTGCTCAAGCTCAACGTGAGCAATCCCAATGAGCCGCATCAACAGCTGCAGGcacagaatcagaatcagcagcagccacagcaaccaCCACAAGCACATTCACACCAACATGagctgcagccgcagccagAGAGCAGTAGCAGCGGGAACATCAACAGTGCCAGCAGTGAAATTGATGCCAACAAACGGAAAATGTTGCCAGCTTGGATAAG AGAGGGTCTGGAGAAAATGGAGCGCGAGAAGCAGCGACAGATGGAACGCCAGCATTCCACAGTTGGGGATGCTGAGGTGCTACTCCAAGCTACAAGCAATGTTAAGCAAGTATCTAGCAAATCACTAACAACACCTGTTAATCCATTGAACATCGCGAATGTG gccagcgacagcgaagaTTCCAATActggggaggaggaggcggcgcaCGCAAAAGCATCAGTGGAACCGAAAGTACTCGTAGGTAAAGATATATTGAATAAGGCTGGCtacagaagaagcagcagcagcagcagcggtgatAATGAACAGGAGGTGGAGAATGAGAAGGAGTCGGACAACAAATCCAAGTCTCTGGAGGATGCGGAAAAGGCAGACGGTGTGACAGGTGCAACAGAAGCTCCTGGCAATGGTAAAAACTACGAAGAAAGACTCGCGGATCTG ATGCTTTTGGTGCGTCGCACATTAACCGAAATACTGCTGGAAACGACAAACGAAGAGATTGCAGCCATTGCAGCAGAAACATTAAAAGCGCATCGCGCTAAAG CATCATCAGCCCAAGTGATTCGCAAAAGCGCCTTGTCCTCCATTACCGGAAATTTGG GTTTAGCAGCCTATGGCGATTCTTCCAGCGAAagcgatgaggatgaggacgatgaGGAAGGCGCGCGCAATGCGGAAGCAGCAAAGAGTGCTGATAAAAGCGTCCAACTCAGCGCGGAGGAGTTGAAG GCTCGCATACGGCGTAGCAAACGAGCATTTGAAAGAGTCATTGATGACATTGAGGATCGTGTGGCCAAGCAGGAGCAGCGCGATGAGCAGACACTGCAGCGACATCGCAAGCAGGAACGAGAACGTTCAGATGCTGACAAGGAAAGGCGACGTACCCATAGTAATCCTGAAGCGCCTGGGGAGACAACTGCTAAACATCCCACAGCCCATGATAAACTGCTCCAGTTTAATG GCAAACGGCCGAGTCGCAAGGAGCGTACCACTCGATTCAGTGACAACAAGGATGGGAAAAACTCAACGGCAAACTACGCCCAAATAGTCGCCACTGCGCCTGTGAGCTCTAGCTCGGTTCTTGCAAAGATGAAGCCGGTCCCCAATTTGGCAACCAATCTGCTACAGATGCCAGAGGCAGTCGCCTGCATGCTGAGTGCTGCAGAGAAGGCCCTAAACAAGGCCAACAAATCGTCACGAAAGTCAAAGAGCAAGAGACACCAGTCGTCGGCATCATCTTCCTCCAGCAGCACGAGTAGCAGTAGCTCTAACAGCGACAGCGatgacagcaacagcatctcCAGCAGTTCCAAAACTTCCAGCAGTCGcggcaagagcagcagcagccggcggACAACAAGCAGTCGCCGTGGTCAAAGCGATCATGCCGgcggtagcagcagcagtagtcgGAATAAATACGAGCGCCGTGATCATGAGAGGGAACGAGAGCGACGTCCTCGTCGTAATCGAACGCATTACATCGGTGGGAGGCGCAACAGCAGTAGCCATCAGCCACATCAACGACGGCCGCGTGAGTCGAGCCACTCTGGCGAGGAGGatgccggcagcagcagctatcGACGCTCCTCGCGGCACAGCAGCCATGCCAGCAGCTATGATCATGGCAAGCATAGACATCGCTCTAGATCCCGATCGAAATCGCGTAGCACTCACCACTCCCACTCGTATTCCTCCTCTTCCGCGTCGCAACAGCGCAAGCGCCACTGA